From Phragmites australis chromosome 5, lpPhrAust1.1, whole genome shotgun sequence, a single genomic window includes:
- the LOC133918922 gene encoding cytochrome P450 CYP73A100-like translates to MAVSAARVAVATAASLAVHWLVKSFLQAQHPALSLLLPAAVFVGIAAVGGKSGDGGNALPGPAAVPVFGNWLQVGNDLNHRFLAHLSARYGPVFRLRLGVRNLVVVSDPRLATEVLHTQGVEFGSRPRNVVFDIFTANGADMVFTEYGEHWRRMRRVMTLPFFTARVVQQYKAMWEAEMDDVVSDLNANAVAQGAGVVVRRRLQLMLYNIMYRMMFDARFESVDDPMFVEATKFNSERSRLAQSFEYNYGDFIPILRPFLRGYLNKCRDLQSRRLAFFNNNYVEKRRKVMGTPGDKNKLRCAIDHILEAEKNGEITPENVIYIVENINVAAIETTLWSIEWVLAEVVNHPAVQRKVRHEIKDVLGDDEPITESNIHKLPYLQAVIKETLRLHSPIPLLVPHMNLEEAKLGGYTIPKGSKVVVNAWWLANNPELWEKPEEFRPERFLGEEKSVDATVGGKVDFRFLPFGVGRRSCPGIILALPILALIVGKLVRSFEMVPPPGVDKLDVGEKGGQFSLHIAKHSVIAFHPISE, encoded by the coding sequence ATGGCGGTGTCAGCGGCCAGGGTGGCCgtcgccacggccgcctccttAGCCGTGCACTGGCTCGTCAAGTCGTTCCTCCAGGCGCAGCACCCCGCGCTGAGCCTACTGCTTCCGGCGGCCGTCTTCGTCGGCATTGCTGCCGTGGGCGGGAAGAGCGGCGATGGCGGCAACGcgctgccggggccggcggccGTGCCGGTGTTCGGCAACTGGCTGCAGGTGGGCAACGACCTGAACCACCGGTTCCTGGCGCACCTGTCCGCGCGGTACGGGCCTGTGTTCCGTCTCCGGCTCGGGGTGCGCAACCTGGTGGTGGTGTCGGACCCGCGGCTGGCCACGGAGGTGCTGCACACCCAAGGGGTGGAGTTCGGCTCCCGCCCGCGGAACGTGGTGTTCGACATCTTCACGGCCAACGGTGCCGACATGGTGTTCACCGAGTACGGCGAGCACTGGCGCCGCATGCGCCGCGTCATGACGCTGCCATTCTTCACGGCCCGCGTCGTGCAGCAGTACAAGGCCATGTGGGAGGCAGAGATGGACGACGTCGTCTCCGACCTCAACGCTAACGCGGTGGCGCAGGGCGCCGGCGTGGTCGTGCGGCGCAGGCTGCAGCTCATGCTGTACAACATCATGTATCGCATGATGTTCGACGCGCGGTTCGAGTCCGTGGATGACCCCATGTTCGTcgaggcaaccaagttcaactccGAGCGCAGCCGCCTCGCCCAGAGCTTCGAGTACAACTACGGCGACTTCATCCCCATCCTGCGGCCATTCTTGCGCGGCTACCTCAACAAATGCAGGGACCTGCAGAGCAGGAGGCTCGCCTTCTTCAACAACAACTACGTCGAGAAAAGAAGGAAGGTGATGGGCACGCCGGGGGACAAGAACAAGCTCAGGTGCGCCATCGACCACATCCTCGAAGCAGAGAAGAACGGCGAGATCACGCCGGAGAACGTCATCTACATCGTCGAGAACATCAACGTCGCAGCCATCGAGACGACTCTCTGGTCCATCGAGTGGGTGCTGGCCGAGGTCGTGAACCACCCGGCCGTGCAGCGCAAGGTCCGCCACGAGATCAAGGACGTCCTCGGCGACGACGAACCCATCACCGAGTCCAACATCCACAAGCTCCCATACCTGCAGGCAGTGATCAAGGAGACGCTGCGTCTCCACTCCCCCATCCCGCTCCTCGTCCCGCACATGAACTTAGAGGAGGCAAAGCTCGGCGGGTACACCATCCCTAAGGGatccaaggtggtggtgaacGCGTGGTGGCTGGCCAACAACCCGGAGCTGTGGGAGAAGCCCGAGGAGTTCCGGCCGGAGCGGTTCTTGGGCGAGGAGAAGAGCGTGGACGCCACCGTGGGCGGGAAGGTGGACTTCCGGTTCCTGCCGTTCGGCGTGGGCCGGCGCAGCTGCCCCGGGATCATCCTGGCGCTGCccatccttgcgctcatcgtCGGGAAGCTCGTGCGGAGCTTCGAGatggtgccgccgcccggcgtGGACAAGCTCGACGTCGGCGAGAAAGGCGGACAGTTCAGCCTGCACATCGCCAAGCATTCCGTCATCGCCTTCCACCCAATCTCTGAATGA